In uncultured Bacteroides sp., the following proteins share a genomic window:
- a CDS encoding sugar phosphate nucleotidyltransferase: protein MTTTLVVLAAKMGNKYGGLKQLEEIGPNGETILDYSMYDALKAGFNKVVFVISKYFEEEFKRKVSSKYEGLIEIEYAFQEIESVSEELRNSKRNLLWGSAHAVLMTKDAVNEPFGVINATNFYQRESFELLYNQLQTIRNTRDNYFMISFRLANALAETGGVTRGICEINENGELISIVDRLGVERVGGDPMYLNEYNKWVALDVNSPISMNMWGFTPDVFDSLSQSFDSFIDKYGKDMKADFSIPEFMNAMIQKGLTVKTINTPAKWMGLVSPDDRIQVILRINDLIRKGIYPSKIFEITNQSTK from the coding sequence ATGACTACGACTTTAGTGGTGCTTGCCGCAAAAATGGGTAATAAATATGGAGGCCTGAAACAATTAGAAGAAATTGGGCCAAACGGAGAGACCATTCTCGACTATTCAATGTACGATGCTTTAAAAGCAGGATTCAATAAAGTAGTTTTTGTTATCAGTAAGTATTTTGAAGAAGAATTTAAAAGAAAAGTCTCTTCAAAGTACGAAGGATTAATCGAGATTGAGTATGCTTTTCAGGAAATAGAATCAGTTTCAGAAGAACTCCGAAACAGCAAAAGAAACCTGTTATGGGGATCGGCACATGCCGTGCTTATGACCAAGGATGCTGTTAATGAACCTTTTGGTGTAATAAATGCTACTAACTTTTATCAGCGTGAAAGCTTTGAATTACTCTACAACCAGTTACAGACTATTCGTAATACCCGTGACAACTATTTTATGATTAGTTTTCGCCTGGCTAATGCCTTGGCCGAAACCGGAGGAGTAACTCGTGGTATATGCGAAATAAATGAAAACGGTGAGTTGATTTCTATCGTAGACCGCTTGGGAGTGGAGCGAGTAGGAGGAGACCCAATGTATTTGAATGAGTATAATAAATGGGTGGCGCTGGATGTAAATTCTCCTATATCCATGAATATGTGGGGATTTACTCCCGATGTTTTTGACTCATTAAGCCAGTCATTTGATTCTTTTATTGATAAATACGGCAAAGATATGAAGGCGGACTTCTCAATCCCCGAATTTATGAATGCAATGATCCAGAAAGGATTAACAGTAAAGACTATAAATACACCTGCAAAATGGATGGGACTGGTTTCTCCTGATGATAGAATTCAGGTGATTCTACGTATCAATGATCTTATCCGTAAAGGTATATATCCATCTAAAATATTTGAAATCACTAATCAATCTACTAAATAA